In Janthinobacterium rivuli, a single genomic region encodes these proteins:
- the ileS gene encoding isoleucine--tRNA ligase, whose translation MSDQNKPATPKQNKKPESKYPVNMTETPFPMRGDMAKREPQWVQQWQDKKIYERVRKAAAGRPKFILHDGPPYANGDIHLGHAVNKILKDMVVKSRSLSGFDAPYVPGWDCHGMPIEIQIEKLHGKNLPTADVLEKARAYANVQVERQKKDFIRLGVLGEWDNPYLTMAHGNEADELRALGKLLEKGYVYRGLKPVNWCFDCQSALAEAEVEYAEKRDPAIDVGFKFAEPEKLAAAFGLPSLPTDNGFIVIWTTTPWTIPSNQALNVHPEVKYALVKTERDGQPLLLILAQDLVVASLARFKLEGTTIATCDGAALAGISFRHPLHASDAFYDRLSPLYLAEYVTTESGTGVVHSAPAYGLDDFISCKAHGMKDDDIIKPVMGDGKFASTLPLFGGMTIWEASKPICNALREAGALFEVKMFDHSYMHCWRHKTPIIYRATSQWFAGMDVTPKDGGATLRETALKGIADTEFFPDWGQARLHGMIANRPDWTLSRQRQWGVPMAFIVHKETGDLHPRTPELLEQVAKLIEKDGIEAWQALDLKDLIGDEAAIYAKNKDTLDVWFDSGATHQTVLGGPQGHGSHSTQLQFPADLYLEGSDQHRGWFHSSLLVSSMLNGRPPYKALLTHGFTVDGEGKKMSKSLGNTLAPQKISDTLGADILRLWIASTDYTGELSISDEILKRVTESYRRIRNTLRFLLANTSDFNPATDAVPVAEMFEIDRYALANMASLQTQIENNYARYEFHPVVSKLQTYCSEDLGGFYLDILKDRLYTSGLTSHARRSAQTALWHITQSLLRLMAPALSFTAEEAWAVFAGPEAYAASDETIFTQTWWQLPAVADAAELLEKYTALRAVRTDVTKQLEDLRTSGAIGSSLQAELTIKAAPMKYKLLTTLGDDLKFVFITSQATVAEVADEAAEEVVVAASTAPKCERCWHYRADVGTDAAHATLCGRCVSNLFGAGEKRRFA comes from the coding sequence ATGTCCGATCAAAACAAGCCAGCCACGCCCAAGCAAAACAAAAAGCCTGAAAGCAAATACCCGGTCAACATGACGGAAACCCCATTCCCGATGCGCGGCGACATGGCCAAGCGCGAGCCGCAATGGGTACAGCAATGGCAAGACAAGAAAATCTACGAGCGCGTGCGCAAGGCCGCCGCCGGCCGCCCGAAATTCATCCTGCATGACGGCCCGCCGTACGCGAATGGCGACATCCACCTGGGCCACGCCGTCAACAAGATCCTCAAGGACATGGTCGTCAAGTCGCGCTCGCTGTCCGGTTTCGACGCGCCATACGTACCGGGGTGGGATTGCCACGGCATGCCGATCGAGATCCAGATCGAAAAACTGCACGGCAAGAACCTGCCGACTGCCGACGTGCTGGAAAAAGCCCGCGCCTACGCCAATGTGCAGGTCGAGCGCCAGAAAAAAGACTTCATCCGCCTCGGCGTGCTGGGCGAGTGGGACAACCCGTATCTGACCATGGCGCACGGCAATGAAGCGGACGAACTGCGCGCGCTGGGCAAGCTGCTGGAAAAAGGCTATGTCTACCGCGGCCTGAAGCCCGTCAACTGGTGCTTCGACTGCCAGTCGGCGCTGGCCGAGGCGGAAGTGGAATACGCGGAAAAACGCGATCCCGCCATCGACGTCGGGTTCAAGTTCGCCGAGCCGGAAAAACTGGCGGCCGCCTTCGGCCTGCCATCGCTGCCGACCGATAACGGTTTCATCGTCATCTGGACCACGACGCCGTGGACCATCCCGTCGAACCAGGCGCTGAACGTGCACCCGGAAGTCAAATATGCGCTGGTGAAGACCGAGCGCGATGGCCAGCCATTGCTGCTGATTCTGGCGCAAGACCTGGTCGTGGCCAGCCTGGCGCGCTTCAAGCTGGAAGGCACGACGATCGCCACCTGCGACGGCGCGGCCCTGGCCGGCATCAGCTTCCGCCACCCGCTGCATGCTTCCGACGCATTCTACGACCGTTTGTCGCCCCTGTACCTGGCCGAATACGTGACCACGGAAAGCGGCACGGGCGTGGTGCACTCGGCGCCAGCCTACGGCCTGGACGACTTCATCTCGTGCAAGGCGCACGGCATGAAGGACGACGACATCATCAAGCCCGTCATGGGCGACGGCAAGTTCGCCTCGACCCTGCCCCTGTTCGGCGGCATGACCATCTGGGAAGCGTCCAAGCCGATCTGCAACGCCTTGCGCGAAGCGGGCGCGCTGTTCGAAGTCAAGATGTTCGACCACAGCTACATGCATTGCTGGCGCCATAAAACGCCGATCATCTACCGCGCCACCTCGCAGTGGTTCGCCGGCATGGACGTGACGCCGAAAGACGGCGGCGCGACCCTGCGCGAGACGGCATTGAAAGGCATCGCCGACACCGAGTTCTTCCCGGACTGGGGCCAGGCGCGCCTGCATGGCATGATCGCCAACCGTCCCGACTGGACCCTGTCGCGCCAGCGCCAGTGGGGCGTGCCGATGGCCTTCATCGTGCACAAGGAAACGGGTGACCTGCATCCGCGCACGCCGGAACTGCTGGAGCAAGTGGCCAAGCTGATCGAAAAGGACGGCATCGAGGCATGGCAGGCGCTGGATCTGAAAGACCTGATCGGCGACGAAGCGGCCATCTACGCCAAGAACAAGGACACGCTGGACGTGTGGTTCGATTCCGGCGCCACGCACCAGACGGTGCTGGGCGGTCCGCAAGGCCACGGTTCGCACTCGACGCAGCTGCAATTCCCGGCCGACCTGTACCTGGAAGGCTCGGACCAGCATCGCGGCTGGTTCCATTCCTCCTTGCTCGTGTCGTCGATGCTGAATGGCCGCCCGCCATATAAAGCCCTGCTGACGCACGGCTTCACGGTCGATGGCGAAGGCAAGAAGATGTCCAAGTCGCTGGGCAACACCCTGGCGCCGCAAAAGATCTCGGACACCCTGGGCGCGGACATCCTGCGCCTGTGGATCGCCTCGACCGACTACACGGGCGAACTGTCGATCTCCGACGAAATCCTGAAACGCGTGACGGAATCGTATCGCCGCATCCGCAACACGCTGCGCTTCCTGCTGGCCAATACGTCGGACTTCAATCCGGCCACGGACGCCGTGCCGGTGGCGGAGATGTTCGAAATCGACCGCTATGCGCTGGCCAACATGGCATCGCTGCAAACGCAGATCGAGAACAACTACGCGCGCTACGAATTCCACCCGGTCGTGTCGAAGCTGCAGACGTACTGCTCGGAAGACCTGGGCGGCTTCTACCTGGACATCCTGAAGGACCGTTTGTACACCTCCGGCCTGACGTCGCACGCGCGCCGTTCCGCGCAAACGGCCCTGTGGCACATCACGCAAAGCCTGCTGCGCCTGATGGCCCCGGCCCTGTCGTTCACGGCCGAAGAAGCATGGGCCGTCTTCGCCGGACCGGAAGCGTATGCCGCCAGCGATGAAACCATCTTCACGCAAACCTGGTGGCAGCTGCCGGCAGTGGCGGATGCGGCCGAGCTGCTGGAAAAATACACGGCCCTGCGCGCCGTGCGCACGGACGTGACGAAACAGCTGGAAGACTTGCGCACCTCGGGCGCCATCGGTTCGTCGCTGCAGGCGGAACTGACGATCAAGGCCGCGCCGATGAAGTACAAGCTGTTGACCACCCTGGGCGACGACTTGAAGTTCGTCTTCATCACCTCGCAGGCAACGGTGGCCGAAGTGGCTGACGAAGCGGCCGAGGAAGTGGTCGTGGCCGCGTCGACGGCGCCGAAGTGCGAGCGCTGCTGGCACTACCGTGCGGACGTGGGCACGGACGCCGCGCATGCTACCCTGTGCGGCCGCTGCGTCAGCAATCTGTTTGGCGCGGGCGAGAAACGCCGCTTCGCATAA